Proteins encoded within one genomic window of Bombus vancouverensis nearcticus chromosome 4, iyBomVanc1_principal, whole genome shotgun sequence:
- the NFAT gene encoding nuclear factor of activated T cells 3 isoform X2, producing MLLKGRLSEKKNRRHHGKNTKATAGNNAAGRSSAVTGSVHRSTVTSSSRAHSASRRISHQQRQQQQSQSQQQQQPKISLGSLRNSDEHGSRGGSAQDSCDSSNDSGLGFEDRQQHLTNANAWNGAGEEDSKRRKMDIKLESEDANFSFPEVTHTTNSDSKTANRGSSNGIGGLATISGNRTGNGATGRVVEVSRSRPGLGVLAKRTQQGPVTLTSQLCTASTDGKVQLQIICQPEQQHRARYQTEGSRGAVKDRTGNGFPIVRLVGYDKPTTLQVFIGTDLGRVAPHMFYQACRVSGKNSTPCIERKIDGTIVIEVDMDPAKDMMVTCDCVGILKERNVDVEHRFPQEAGVLQGRSKKKSTRCRMVFRTRITHPDGSSETLQVCSQPIVCTQPPGIPEICKKSLTSCPCTGGLELFILGKNFLKDTRVVFQLDNDDLSSSLEPHWECAVLPDKEFLQQTHLVCVVPAYRRQDLAPSETVSVKLYAVSSGKTSEPHTFLYTAASTPPEPSVGKIESITSPLSTTNGDTTLATSPAAVSLTTGVTSNTLITQAAAGTANFLTTIQPQQPTSQTPEALKSDPSPPPVTASSQVTPVMMWAAQSSNCQNSPPDVMMPPPALVANPLLNRRSSSNLQLILPDNLKTEVLDENSENSMISENSMQSIPTPTANSSNGTSPLQQLVSENSREAPQANMIRSVPVTANGSPVQEAVNLLGVVDLMRNPHPLSLVSTHQNTFGGMHETSQVKVLSPHHINKETNPMLPAEGSPNGSLQGGGVVDLRMKHHQSEFATLPNFTATSNGQLPAQSAHSVEKYLNHIESNVKEAEGQENGFVGTIQQRASIITTGRQPQQGQASNILASSPQGVKLDTLVNSGAESHQLVSPLRTVNPNSNTIMSHVSAVTDHETISSPQQNRSSPPNNVKTILEAFLPGQTVTPLPGNAATSVPSPASVVSEQTNGDSLLTTINAALLPSMQEPSVAATGTSNSNVSVPSHNPLQVTNESMSTAAEHIPQIPGLIQQDVVAIQQAHQVEQVVAQAQQQVEQVVAQAQQQAVQAVQQAQQQVVQHVVQHAQVVQQAVQQVQAVQQVQVPAVQQAVQQATQEVVQQAVQQATQEVVQQVQAVQQAVQQAQAAQAMQQAVQQDIGSMLNQPAGFVAEASSALASGAAQEPSQQRLTNYAEQAINNVITNATQDIINNRPITTTTAHAIIATKNILNSVATQSAQLMNSAMEGILPKSPSGQNNIVEQVANKTPNSQNVNPPIANAANSANGTTVRKQEDGMLPQELTSMSEHDLLSYINPSCFDPQNGFLM from the exons GTAACAATGCAGCTGGTCGATCATCAGCGGTGACAGGATCGGTTCATAGAAGCACCGTCACGTCGAGTAGCCGCGCGCATTCCGCCTCAAGAAGGATCAGCCACCAGCAACGCCAACAACAACAATCACAAtcgcagcaacagcaacagcctAAGATATCCTTAGGATCTTTACGAAACTCGGATGAGCACGGATCGAGAGGCGGCTCGGCACAGGACAGTTGCGATAGCTCCAACGATTCCGGCCTCGGCTTCGAGGACCGTCAACAACACCTTACGAACGCAAAC GCTTGGAACGGCGCCGGCGAGGAGGATTCAAAGAGGAGAAAGATGGACATTAAGCTGGAGTCCGAGGACGCGAACTTCTCCTTCCCGGAGGTTACACACACGACCAATTCTGACAGCAAGACGGCCAATAGAGGCTCGTCCAATGGAATAGGTGGATTAGCTACGATCTCAGGAAACAGGACAGGAAACGGAGCCACGGGGAGAGTGGTGGAAGTCTCGAGATCTCGTCCAGGCTTGGGTGTCCTTGCTAAGAGGACTCAGCAGGGCCCTGTCACCCTCACCTCTCAACTGT GTACTGCTTCTACAGATGGAAAGGTGCAATTGCAAATTATCTGTCAACCCGAGCAGCAGCACAGAGCTCGTTATCAGACGGAAGGTTCGAGAGGAGCAGTGAAGGATCGAACCGGAAATGGATTTCCAATTGTTCGTCTCGTTGGTTACGATAAACCAACTACCCTTCAAGTTTTCATCGGCACGGATCTTGGTCGTGTCGCTCCCCATATGTTTTACCAAGCTTGCCGTGTAAGCGGTAAAAATTCAACGCCATGCATCGAACGGAAAATCGACGGTACCATCGTGATCGAGGTGGACATGGATCCAGCGAAAGACATGATGGTCACGTGCGACTGCGTCGGTATTTTGAAAGAACGGAACGTCGACGTGGAGCACAGATTCCCTCAGGAAGCCGGAGTGCTTCAAGGACGTAGCAAGAAAAAATCAACTCGTTGTCGCATGGTTTTTCGTACTAGAATCACTCATCCCGATGGTAGTTCGGaaactttgcaagtttgttCTCAACCGATAGTTTGCA CTCAACCACCGGGAATACCGGAGATCTGTAAGAAATCACTCACATCGTGTCCATGTACCGGAGGATTAGAATTATTTATACTTGGAAAGAATTTTCTGAAAGATACTCGCGTAGTATTTCAACTAGACAACGATGATCTATCGAGTAGTTTGGAGCCGCATTGGGAGTGCGCGGTTCTACCTGACAAGGAGTTTCTGCAACAAACGCACCTGGTTTGTGTGGTACCTGCATACAGGCGGCAAGATCTGGCACCCTCGGAAACGGTTAGCGTAAAATTGTACGCGGTATCGTCTGGAAAAACGAGCGAGCCTCATACTTTCCTTTATACCGCTGCATCTACGCCACCCGAGCCATCTGTGGGCAAAATCGAGTCTATAACTTCGCCTCTATCCACTACTAACGGTGATACTACTCTAGCAACATCTCCTGCAGCAGTGTCTCTAACTACAGGTGTAACATCAAACA CTCTGATTACACAAGCAGCCGCAGGAACAGCAAATTTCTTAACGACTATACAGCCACAACAGCCAACATCTCAAACACCGGAAGCTCTTAAGAGCGATCCAAGTCCGCCACCGGTGACGGCATCCTCTCAGGTAACACCCGTTATGATGTGGGCTGCACAAAGTTCAAATTGTCAAAATTCACCGCCTGACGTGATGATGCCGCCACCAGCTTTGGTAGCGAATCCGCTTTTAAATCGCAGATCATCTTCGAATCTTCAATTAATTCTGCCAGATAATTTGAAGACCGAGGTACTAGACGAGAATAGCGAAAACAGTATGATTAGCGAAAACAGCATGCAGAGTATACCGACGCCGACTGCGAACAGTTCGAATGGTACCAGCCCGTTGCAACAGCTCGTCAGCGAGAATTCGAGGGAAGCACCTCAGGCTAATATGATTAGGTCAGTTCCTGTGACGGCGAACGGTTCACCTGTGCAAGAGGCGGTCAATCTCCTCGGCGTGGTAGATCTAATGCGAAATCCACATCCATTGTCGTTGGTGTCGACACACCAGAACACCTTCGGAGGTATGCACGAAACATCTCAAGTCAAAGTTCTAAGTCCTCATCATATCAACAAAGAAACTAATCCGATGTTGCCGGCAGAAGGCAGTCCTAATGGAAGTCTTCAGGGCGGCGGTGTTGTTGATCTTCGCATGAAGCATCATCAGTCGGAGTTCGCTACACTACCAAATTTTACTGCTACATCAAACGGACAGCTACCTGCACAGAGTGCCCATAGCGTAGAAAAATATCTCAACCATATCGAATCGAACGTCAAAGAGGCTGAGGGTCAAGAGAATGGATTCGTAGGTACCATACAACAACGAGCTTCCATTATTACTACAGGACGCCAGCCTCAGCAAGGACAAGCTTCCAATATTTTAGCTTCTTCCCCTCAAGGCGTCAAGTTAGATACTCTCGTTAACTCTGGCGCTGAATCTCATCAATTGGTGTCCCCTCTGCGTACCGTAAATCCCAATAGTAATACCATAATGAGTCATGTTTCCGCAGTTACTGATCACGAAACGATCTCGAGCCCCCAACAAAATAGAAGTAGTCCACCAAATAACGTCAAGACGATTCTCGAAGCTTTCCTGCCGGGTCAAACCGTGACACCTTTGCCGGGGAATGCTGCAACGTCCGTTCCATCGCCCGCATCAGTGGTCTCGGAGCAGACTAACGGCGATAGTTTGCTCACTACTATCAACGCTGCTCTTTTACCGTCGATGCAGGAGCCGTCCGTGGCTGCGACCGGTACGTCGAATTCTAACGTTAGTGTACCATCTCATAATCCGTTACAAGTTACGAACGAGAGTATGTCGACAGCGGCGGAGCACATTCCGCAGATTCCGGGTCTTATACAACAAGATGTTGTAGCGATTCAACAAGCGCATCAAGTGGAACAGGTTGTCGCACAAGCGCAACAGCAAGTCGAACAGGTTGTCGCCCAGGCACAGCAGCAAGCGGTCCAAGCTGTGCAACAGGCGCAGCAGCAAGTTGTTCAACATGTGGTGCAGCATGCGCAAGTTGTCCAGCAGGCTGTACAACAGGTGCAAGCGGTACAACAAGTTCAAGTACCGGCCGTTCAGCAGGCTGTCCAGCAAGCAACGCAGGAAGTAGTTCAACAAGCGGTGCAGCAAGCTACGCAGGAAGTTGTACAACAAGTTCAAGCTGTTCAGCAAGCGGTTCAGCAAGCGCAAGCGGCTCAAGCGATGCAACAGGCGGTGCAACAAGATATCGGTTCCATGTTAAATCAGCCGGCAGGTTTCGTTGCTGAAGCTAGTTCTGCTCTAGCGAGTGGAGCAGCCCAGGAACCATCTCAACAAAGGCTAACTAATTATGCCGAGCAAGCGATTAATAATGTAATTACTAACGCTACTCAAGATATTATTAACAATCGACCCATTACTACGACAACCGCGCACGCCATTATCGCAACGAAGAACATATTAAATAGTGTGGCCACTCAAAGCGCGCAATTAATGAACAGTGCTATGGAGGGTATTTTGCCTAAATCACCTTCAGGCCAGAATAATATCGTTGAACAAGTGGCGAATAAAACACCCAACAGTCAAAATGTAAACCCACCTATAGCAAATGCAGCTAATAGTGCAAACGGTACAACTGTTAGAAAGCAGGAAGATGGTATGTTGCCTCAAGAGCTTACCTCGATGTCAGAGCATGATCTGTTAAGCTACATAAATCCGAGCTGCTTCGATCCTCAAAACGGTTTTCTTATGTAG
- the NFAT gene encoding nuclear factor of activated T cells 3 isoform X1, with amino-acid sequence MAPDLEKRRQELRRTNSCTLEQGHEHLQMLLQLRCTGNALIEPYRHGNNAAGRSSAVTGSVHRSTVTSSSRAHSASRRISHQQRQQQQSQSQQQQQPKISLGSLRNSDEHGSRGGSAQDSCDSSNDSGLGFEDRQQHLTNANAWNGAGEEDSKRRKMDIKLESEDANFSFPEVTHTTNSDSKTANRGSSNGIGGLATISGNRTGNGATGRVVEVSRSRPGLGVLAKRTQQGPVTLTSQLCTASTDGKVQLQIICQPEQQHRARYQTEGSRGAVKDRTGNGFPIVRLVGYDKPTTLQVFIGTDLGRVAPHMFYQACRVSGKNSTPCIERKIDGTIVIEVDMDPAKDMMVTCDCVGILKERNVDVEHRFPQEAGVLQGRSKKKSTRCRMVFRTRITHPDGSSETLQVCSQPIVCTQPPGIPEICKKSLTSCPCTGGLELFILGKNFLKDTRVVFQLDNDDLSSSLEPHWECAVLPDKEFLQQTHLVCVVPAYRRQDLAPSETVSVKLYAVSSGKTSEPHTFLYTAASTPPEPSVGKIESITSPLSTTNGDTTLATSPAAVSLTTGVTSNTLITQAAAGTANFLTTIQPQQPTSQTPEALKSDPSPPPVTASSQVTPVMMWAAQSSNCQNSPPDVMMPPPALVANPLLNRRSSSNLQLILPDNLKTEVLDENSENSMISENSMQSIPTPTANSSNGTSPLQQLVSENSREAPQANMIRSVPVTANGSPVQEAVNLLGVVDLMRNPHPLSLVSTHQNTFGGMHETSQVKVLSPHHINKETNPMLPAEGSPNGSLQGGGVVDLRMKHHQSEFATLPNFTATSNGQLPAQSAHSVEKYLNHIESNVKEAEGQENGFVGTIQQRASIITTGRQPQQGQASNILASSPQGVKLDTLVNSGAESHQLVSPLRTVNPNSNTIMSHVSAVTDHETISSPQQNRSSPPNNVKTILEAFLPGQTVTPLPGNAATSVPSPASVVSEQTNGDSLLTTINAALLPSMQEPSVAATGTSNSNVSVPSHNPLQVTNESMSTAAEHIPQIPGLIQQDVVAIQQAHQVEQVVAQAQQQVEQVVAQAQQQAVQAVQQAQQQVVQHVVQHAQVVQQAVQQVQAVQQVQVPAVQQAVQQATQEVVQQAVQQATQEVVQQVQAVQQAVQQAQAAQAMQQAVQQDIGSMLNQPAGFVAEASSALASGAAQEPSQQRLTNYAEQAINNVITNATQDIINNRPITTTTAHAIIATKNILNSVATQSAQLMNSAMEGILPKSPSGQNNIVEQVANKTPNSQNVNPPIANAANSANGTTVRKQEDGMLPQELTSMSEHDLLSYINPSCFDPQNGFLM; translated from the exons ATGGCACCCGATCTTGAGAAAAGGCGGCAAGAACTTAGGAGGACCAACAGTTGTACCTTGGAACAGGGGCACGAGCACCTTCAAATGCTTCTGCAACTTCGATGCACCGGAAATGCATTGATCGAGCCTTATCGACACG GTAACAATGCAGCTGGTCGATCATCAGCGGTGACAGGATCGGTTCATAGAAGCACCGTCACGTCGAGTAGCCGCGCGCATTCCGCCTCAAGAAGGATCAGCCACCAGCAACGCCAACAACAACAATCACAAtcgcagcaacagcaacagcctAAGATATCCTTAGGATCTTTACGAAACTCGGATGAGCACGGATCGAGAGGCGGCTCGGCACAGGACAGTTGCGATAGCTCCAACGATTCCGGCCTCGGCTTCGAGGACCGTCAACAACACCTTACGAACGCAAAC GCTTGGAACGGCGCCGGCGAGGAGGATTCAAAGAGGAGAAAGATGGACATTAAGCTGGAGTCCGAGGACGCGAACTTCTCCTTCCCGGAGGTTACACACACGACCAATTCTGACAGCAAGACGGCCAATAGAGGCTCGTCCAATGGAATAGGTGGATTAGCTACGATCTCAGGAAACAGGACAGGAAACGGAGCCACGGGGAGAGTGGTGGAAGTCTCGAGATCTCGTCCAGGCTTGGGTGTCCTTGCTAAGAGGACTCAGCAGGGCCCTGTCACCCTCACCTCTCAACTGT GTACTGCTTCTACAGATGGAAAGGTGCAATTGCAAATTATCTGTCAACCCGAGCAGCAGCACAGAGCTCGTTATCAGACGGAAGGTTCGAGAGGAGCAGTGAAGGATCGAACCGGAAATGGATTTCCAATTGTTCGTCTCGTTGGTTACGATAAACCAACTACCCTTCAAGTTTTCATCGGCACGGATCTTGGTCGTGTCGCTCCCCATATGTTTTACCAAGCTTGCCGTGTAAGCGGTAAAAATTCAACGCCATGCATCGAACGGAAAATCGACGGTACCATCGTGATCGAGGTGGACATGGATCCAGCGAAAGACATGATGGTCACGTGCGACTGCGTCGGTATTTTGAAAGAACGGAACGTCGACGTGGAGCACAGATTCCCTCAGGAAGCCGGAGTGCTTCAAGGACGTAGCAAGAAAAAATCAACTCGTTGTCGCATGGTTTTTCGTACTAGAATCACTCATCCCGATGGTAGTTCGGaaactttgcaagtttgttCTCAACCGATAGTTTGCA CTCAACCACCGGGAATACCGGAGATCTGTAAGAAATCACTCACATCGTGTCCATGTACCGGAGGATTAGAATTATTTATACTTGGAAAGAATTTTCTGAAAGATACTCGCGTAGTATTTCAACTAGACAACGATGATCTATCGAGTAGTTTGGAGCCGCATTGGGAGTGCGCGGTTCTACCTGACAAGGAGTTTCTGCAACAAACGCACCTGGTTTGTGTGGTACCTGCATACAGGCGGCAAGATCTGGCACCCTCGGAAACGGTTAGCGTAAAATTGTACGCGGTATCGTCTGGAAAAACGAGCGAGCCTCATACTTTCCTTTATACCGCTGCATCTACGCCACCCGAGCCATCTGTGGGCAAAATCGAGTCTATAACTTCGCCTCTATCCACTACTAACGGTGATACTACTCTAGCAACATCTCCTGCAGCAGTGTCTCTAACTACAGGTGTAACATCAAACA CTCTGATTACACAAGCAGCCGCAGGAACAGCAAATTTCTTAACGACTATACAGCCACAACAGCCAACATCTCAAACACCGGAAGCTCTTAAGAGCGATCCAAGTCCGCCACCGGTGACGGCATCCTCTCAGGTAACACCCGTTATGATGTGGGCTGCACAAAGTTCAAATTGTCAAAATTCACCGCCTGACGTGATGATGCCGCCACCAGCTTTGGTAGCGAATCCGCTTTTAAATCGCAGATCATCTTCGAATCTTCAATTAATTCTGCCAGATAATTTGAAGACCGAGGTACTAGACGAGAATAGCGAAAACAGTATGATTAGCGAAAACAGCATGCAGAGTATACCGACGCCGACTGCGAACAGTTCGAATGGTACCAGCCCGTTGCAACAGCTCGTCAGCGAGAATTCGAGGGAAGCACCTCAGGCTAATATGATTAGGTCAGTTCCTGTGACGGCGAACGGTTCACCTGTGCAAGAGGCGGTCAATCTCCTCGGCGTGGTAGATCTAATGCGAAATCCACATCCATTGTCGTTGGTGTCGACACACCAGAACACCTTCGGAGGTATGCACGAAACATCTCAAGTCAAAGTTCTAAGTCCTCATCATATCAACAAAGAAACTAATCCGATGTTGCCGGCAGAAGGCAGTCCTAATGGAAGTCTTCAGGGCGGCGGTGTTGTTGATCTTCGCATGAAGCATCATCAGTCGGAGTTCGCTACACTACCAAATTTTACTGCTACATCAAACGGACAGCTACCTGCACAGAGTGCCCATAGCGTAGAAAAATATCTCAACCATATCGAATCGAACGTCAAAGAGGCTGAGGGTCAAGAGAATGGATTCGTAGGTACCATACAACAACGAGCTTCCATTATTACTACAGGACGCCAGCCTCAGCAAGGACAAGCTTCCAATATTTTAGCTTCTTCCCCTCAAGGCGTCAAGTTAGATACTCTCGTTAACTCTGGCGCTGAATCTCATCAATTGGTGTCCCCTCTGCGTACCGTAAATCCCAATAGTAATACCATAATGAGTCATGTTTCCGCAGTTACTGATCACGAAACGATCTCGAGCCCCCAACAAAATAGAAGTAGTCCACCAAATAACGTCAAGACGATTCTCGAAGCTTTCCTGCCGGGTCAAACCGTGACACCTTTGCCGGGGAATGCTGCAACGTCCGTTCCATCGCCCGCATCAGTGGTCTCGGAGCAGACTAACGGCGATAGTTTGCTCACTACTATCAACGCTGCTCTTTTACCGTCGATGCAGGAGCCGTCCGTGGCTGCGACCGGTACGTCGAATTCTAACGTTAGTGTACCATCTCATAATCCGTTACAAGTTACGAACGAGAGTATGTCGACAGCGGCGGAGCACATTCCGCAGATTCCGGGTCTTATACAACAAGATGTTGTAGCGATTCAACAAGCGCATCAAGTGGAACAGGTTGTCGCACAAGCGCAACAGCAAGTCGAACAGGTTGTCGCCCAGGCACAGCAGCAAGCGGTCCAAGCTGTGCAACAGGCGCAGCAGCAAGTTGTTCAACATGTGGTGCAGCATGCGCAAGTTGTCCAGCAGGCTGTACAACAGGTGCAAGCGGTACAACAAGTTCAAGTACCGGCCGTTCAGCAGGCTGTCCAGCAAGCAACGCAGGAAGTAGTTCAACAAGCGGTGCAGCAAGCTACGCAGGAAGTTGTACAACAAGTTCAAGCTGTTCAGCAAGCGGTTCAGCAAGCGCAAGCGGCTCAAGCGATGCAACAGGCGGTGCAACAAGATATCGGTTCCATGTTAAATCAGCCGGCAGGTTTCGTTGCTGAAGCTAGTTCTGCTCTAGCGAGTGGAGCAGCCCAGGAACCATCTCAACAAAGGCTAACTAATTATGCCGAGCAAGCGATTAATAATGTAATTACTAACGCTACTCAAGATATTATTAACAATCGACCCATTACTACGACAACCGCGCACGCCATTATCGCAACGAAGAACATATTAAATAGTGTGGCCACTCAAAGCGCGCAATTAATGAACAGTGCTATGGAGGGTATTTTGCCTAAATCACCTTCAGGCCAGAATAATATCGTTGAACAAGTGGCGAATAAAACACCCAACAGTCAAAATGTAAACCCACCTATAGCAAATGCAGCTAATAGTGCAAACGGTACAACTGTTAGAAAGCAGGAAGATGGTATGTTGCCTCAAGAGCTTACCTCGATGTCAGAGCATGATCTGTTAAGCTACATAAATCCGAGCTGCTTCGATCCTCAAAACGGTTTTCTTATGTAG